Within Nitrospira sp. MA-1, the genomic segment GATTTCCTGACCCTGCCTGTTGAAAACCTTTTTGTTGTGCCTGATTCTATTTCCGATGACCAGGCCGTCTTTATTGAACCCCTGGCCGCAGCCTGTGAAATTCCCCAATTAGTCTCAATTAAACCAACAGACCGGGTGGTTGTCATCGGAGATGGGAAGTTAGGGATCCTGTGCGCACAAGTTCTTGTGTTATCAGGATGCGCAGTCACCCTGTTGGGTCGCCATTCAGACCATGACGCGTGGCTCACCCACATGGGAATCAGAATAACCTCCCACCTCACTGATATTTCTCGAGGCGCAGATATGATTGTGGAGGCCACTGGAAGCCCCGAAGGGCTTTCCACAGCCATGCAATTGATTCGGCCAAGGGGAACACTTGTCCTCAAATCCACGTATCACGGAAATGTGTCTGTGAATATGGCGGATTTTGTTATTCAGGAAATATCCTTAATTGGATCTCGTTGCGGTCCTTTCCCTCCGGCCATCCGCTTACTGGAAACAAGTCACATCCGGGTCGACCCGCTCATCCATGCCCGTTATCCACTTTTTGATGGCGTTCTGGCCATGGAAAAAGCGGACCAGAGTGGCATACGAAAAGTCATGCTGCAAATGAACTGAAGCAGGGTTGGTTGGAAAATTTTTTATGTATTCATGCTGGTTGATTGCTTCATCCTTTGGTATGATGGTCCTTATATTCGCCGAGCTGGCGTAGCTCAATCGGTAGAGCAGCGGTTTTGTAAACCGCAGGTCGGAGGTTCAATTCCTCTCGCCAGCTCCACACAACATACGTTTCTCAAGATTCGGCAGAGGTGCAAAAGTACCGGTATCAAAGAAGCACCCGCACTCCTATCCTGGTAAAGACTCCATTAGTCTCTTCAGCCCTTTTCCAACGCGCTAAGCCCGACACAAGGGTTCAAAGTATTCTGATGTGTCAGAAACTGACACTTACCTCCTGATCCTCGAAAGTCAGGATAAACAACCTCATTCCTCTAATAATCTAGGAATTTAACCTTTTATCAAAATTTGCGGGACCGCCCTTGTGTAATGCGTATTAAATTTTTACATTAAGAAACAAAGCTTTCGTTCAGGGGGCTATCTGTTAAAATACGGTGAAATGAGGATCGTCTTTTTAAAAAATTATAAAATACGGCTTCAGGCTTTAACGGAGAAACTGGTCATTTCGTGACAGCATTGACCGGAAAATCGCAGAAGAATAAGAACCGTCCCTATAGGCGACTTAAATCTGTTCGCATGTGTATGCTCAGATTGCGCACACCATGAACGACGAAAACCAATCAACCCTACCTGCGGAAAAATCTTCCACCCCCCAGGCTGATCACACAAAGCCTGACCGTCCCGGACGACAAACGTATCCAGTCGGAACATCTTCGCCTAAGGGCCGAGCGCCAAGCCTGAACCCACACGAATCCTCACATGCAGAAACCGTGTCCATGCTGAAGAAACAATACCAGCTTGCAAAGCGTCAGAAACAATGGCTGAAGATAACAGGGCTCATGGGGGTGCTCGTTATGCTATTGGGTGGGTTAGGCACATGGTTAGCGGAGGAGAATAAGGATTTTAAAATGGCCATACTGAGAGTCGTCTCTCCGGTGGTGAGCATCCATCTGGACCCTGAAATGGTTGCAATTCCTGCCGGAACATTTCAACAGGGTGATAGCCGGGGGGAGGATACATTAAGCGAGCACCCGCTACGAAAGGTCCATATCAAAAAATTTGCTTTGGGGCGATTCGAGGTCACATTCGAAGAATATGACCGGTTCGCCATGGCGACAGATCGGGCGTTTCCTGGAGATGAGGGGTGGGGACGTGAAAAGCGCCCGGTCATTAATGTCTCGTGGGAAGATGCTCGCGATTATGCCAAATGGTTATCGGAGGGAACCGGCCTTCGCTATCGACTTCCAACAGAATCCGAGTGGGAATACGCTGCCAAAAATAGAGCAGAAGACGAAATTTGGGCGGGAACCTCAGAACAAGAACAACTTGGTACTTATGCCTGGTTCAACACAAACAGTACTGGAAGAACGCAGCCGGTTGGAACCCGACAAGCCAACGGTCTCGGGCTTCAGGACATGAGTGGAAATGTATGGGAGTGGGTCCAGGACTGCTGGCATGACGACTATCACCGTGCCCCAACAAATGGTTTGGCCTGGTTAGAGGCGAATAACGGACGATGTGGAACACGAGTGAGGCGAGGCGGTGGCTGGACTAACGATCCCATATCCTTGCGTTCTTCGTTTCGAAATGGATACAACGCCGACTCGCGAAGTATCCAGATCGGGTTTCGCCTTGCACAAGATATCGATTAGCACTTCGATTCTCCCATATTCCTATTTTCTTCCAAATCCCTTCCTGTCCTAAAGCATCCTTATAAAAGGCAGCAGCCAAAGGGGTGACGATTCAATACCTTAGAACGTTCCTCCAAGTCCCAATGTCCAGACCGCATCCGGCCGGAGGCCTTCATTTTTATTGAGGGGAAGCTGGACTGCTGCCTGAAGCAACGTATTGGGATAAGGGGCCCATTTTAACCCGGGAGCCAAGTCCACAATGTCCTTTCCACTTTTATCCTTATCATCCAATTCATGACGGCCCAGAAGATCAAGGGAGAAAGCAAAAACCGGAATGGGAGCTAGATCAAACCCTGCCACATAGGTAAAAAGATTCAGTTCGGATTTGTTGTTGACCAGCACAAAACCCGTGTTCATATGAGGCCCAATCATTCCGATCGGGGATGAATAATATTTAGAAGCCACAGCCAACCCTTCAAATTTGTATTCTCCAACTCCCATGAAGTTATCTTCATTTCCCGTTGGAAAAGAAACGCCCCCACGTACCCCCAAATCGGGTAAGATTTCATGATTTTTCAGAAAATTATATTTGGTTCGAAGAAGGACGTCCCCGATCCCGGTTTTATTCCCCGAAGAACTGTCTTTTGAAGGGTCTCCCGTGCCGGGTGCCGTTCCATTGATCACATAAATACCACTACAATTTCCACCTTGAGTACAAGGAACGCCGTTGGCATCAAGCATGGTCGCCTTCGACTTTGCTTTGATCTGGTTATTGATGAGAGGAACCAAAAGGTTGACATCCCAATTATCCGTCAGCCCATATGTGCCAAAAAATCCCACAAAATTGGTGATCACTTTGACGTCCAGGTTAACTTGTAACAGCTCATCTAATCCTGGGGCATTCGGCGGAGTTCCAGGCCCGGCGGTAGGAGAGACATCTTCACTGAGAGAAGACAGTTTCTGTCCATTAAATTTTTTGTAATTGGCGTTTGACCAAACGACCTGGAAATCAAATCTTCCTTTACCCAATGTGTCAGCCCGTTCCGCAAAAAGTGGTCCGAGGCTTTTGGTAACTTCGACAGGCACTCCACGCTCAACATCAAACCGATACGCCGCCACCGTTGAGTTCACCGCAAATTGCCCTGTTTGTGCACCGATGCCATTGGTCAGTTCATTAAAGGAATTAAACACCGAATTACCGAAATCATTGGAACGGTTGCCTGCAAAATTTGGATCTGTTTGAAACCCATTACCCCCATAAAGATCAGGAATCACATCCTTTAATTCTTTACCATGAGTGACGGATGGACTGATGACGAGCATTGCCAACAAAAAGAAACAGGCCAACGGCTGAATTCGTCTACAAGAGTGCTGCATGAGCCAATAGGTCATTTTTGCTCCTCATAAATTAGAATAAACCCAAAGAGGCTTCCCGAACGATCCCGAACAAAGGATTTGGCACAATTGCCCGAGCACAGTTATCGACTTTAACTATGGGTTTGGGGGATGGTACGCTCAACACCACAGGTCCAAAAGGAGGGTTTTAATTCACTCCCTCATTCAGCTTATGTGGCTATCAGATGGATTCATATCCAAAAAACGCGATGTTGCCGAAGTAGGGAAAACCAGGCGATCGTATAAACTCTTTCCCATGAAGTCAATGCATATTTCCCAGGGGCACCGGCTCTACCTTTCCCCCATTAGACATAGTGGCCTCTTTTTGGGAAAAAGACCGTCAGGCTGCATGGAGAAACAAAACGTCACTTAAATTTTGACCAGACATAAAGGCAACACTCGCATCTCTGACGCAAGACCCAGTAAACTGGTCTCAAGAACTGACAACGCCACAAGACCACTATTAGTCCTGCTACACATTCTTCCAATTCTTGACCCTATGGTGATCTGACGCAACGAGATCGAGAGTCCTTGAGAAAATCTGAGAAAAAAAGAGAGTTGGCTATTGTCTATTTCATTCTGAGATTTTTCTTGAATAAAATACACATGCGTCACAGGAGCCGGTGCCCCGTGTCTGATTCCGTTTTATATAGTTCCATTCCGAGGAGAGGATTCCTTGCCCATCCCCGCTTCTTTCTCCTCTCTTTCTTGGTATTTGCCCTGATCACATTGTTCCTCCCGGTACAGGCGCAGGCAGATCCACGAAGTAATGCGGTGAACGGAAAAACTCCTGCCCAATATATAGCCGAGACTCAGGGAAACGCCTGGGCTGTCATCATAGGAATTGATAAATATCTGAATCTCGCCGGTCTGGCCTATGCGGTCGATGATGCGAAATCCGTGGCCCGTATGCTCGAGGGGCAGGGATTTAAGGTCACATCACTGTACAACACTCAAGCCACCAGAACGGCAATTCTTCGCGAGTTGCGCCAGAACCTTCTTACCCGGGTACAAAAAAATGATCGGGTCCTTATCTTTTTTGCGGGTCATATTGGAGAAACTCCAGGCAAGGACAAGCAACAACCGGTTGGCTACATGATGCCCGTCGATACCGAACCTGGCCTTCTTCCAGACACGGCAATCAGCGTGGAGATTCTTCGTGAACTGTCTGAGGCCCTTCCGGCAAAACAGGTCTTATTTCTCATTGATATTTGTTATGGAGGCATTGCCGGCCGGAATCAGCGTTCGTTTCCCCCAATGACCGGCCATTATCTGGAGATGATTACCAGTGAACCTGCCCGCCAATTGATAACCGCAGGCGGAACCGGGCAACAAGCCTTAGCCGGACCGAAGTGGAAACATAGTGTGTTCACCTATTATCTTCTGGAAGGCATCGGGAAAGGCCGTGGGGATCTGAACGGCGATGGCATCATTCCCACATCCGAACTCTTCACCTTTCTCGATGAGCATGTGCAATCGGCAGCTCTCACCCATAAACATGCGCAAAGACCGGAAATGTGGGGGTTAAGTCCGGATAAGGGAGAATTTGTGTTTATTCCCGAAAAAAAATCCTCCGGGCCTCAAATTGCGAATAGCCCAAATCGCCAAGGAGGTTCAAGCAATCCTGTTCCAGGGACGATCGAGACAATTGTCGGACTCTTAAAGAGTTTTGGAAATCCCCTGGATGTCTTCAATAACAAGGTACCATCCGGAAAGAGTGAGCAAGCTCAAAAACAAAAATCCTTGGCAGAAGAGGCGGCCACGTTAGAGGCAGAACGGGAAAAATTTGAACTACAGGCTCTCCAAACGTTGAAGGAACAGCGACAGCGAGAGAAAGATCTTCAAGCGCAACTGGCCGAAGCCCAGCGCCTGGCGGCCGAGGAAGAGCGGCGGAGGGTGGCTGCCGAACAGGCCCGCCAGGAACAAGCGGCCCTGTTGGCTCAACAACAAGCTGAATTAAAGGCCGAACAAGCCAGGGTGGCCGAAGAAGAGGAACAAAGAAGAAAAAAATTGGCGGAACAGGAACGAACGCGTCTGGCCCAACTGGCCGAAGCCAAACGACTGGCGGCCGAGGAAGAGCGGCGGAGGGTGGCTGCCGAACAGGCCCGCCAGGAAAAGGAGACCCTCCTTGCTCAACAAGAAGCCGCGTTAGAAGCCCAACAGGCCAGGGTGGCCGCGGAGGAAGAACAACGCCAACTGGCCTTAGCGCAACTTGCCGAAGCTAAACGAGTGGCTGCCGAAGAGGAACGGCGACGGGTGGACGCGGAAAAGGCCCGTCATGAACAAGCCATCCTCTTAGCTCAACGACAGGCCGAATTAGAAGCCCAACAAGCCAAGCTGGCGGCTGAGGAGGAACGACGCAAACAACTCTTGGCACAACAGGAACGAGAACTTCAAACTCAACTGGCCATAGCCCAGCGAATGGTAGCAGAAGAGGAACGACGGCGAGCGGAAGCCGAACAAGCCAGACTGGCCGAGGTGGAAGAGAGACGAAAACAAGCCTTGGCGCAACAAGAACTCACACGTCAAGCTCAACTGGCTGAAGCCCGACGAATGGCCGAGGAACAGGCCAGAATTGAGGCCGAGGAACAGCGGCGCAAAGAAGCGTTGGCCCAACGAGAACTCACGCGTCAAATGCAACTGGCTGAAGCCCGACGAATGGCCGAAGAACAGCGACGCCAGGAGGCCTTGGCCAAACAGGAACAAATACGCCAGGCTCAACTGGCCGAGGCCCAACGAATGGCGGCCGAAGAACAGGAACGCAAGGAAGCTTTGGCCAGGCAGGAACAAACCCGCCAGGCTCAACTGGCCGAAGCCCAACGAATGGCGGCCGAAGAACAGGAACGCAAGGTGGCTTTGGCCAGGCAGGAACAAACCCGCCAGGCCCAACTGGCCGAAGCCCAACGAATGGCGGCCGAACAAGCTCGTCTGAAGGAAGAAGCCGCATTGAAAGCCGAACAAGCACGACTCGCCGCCGAGGAGCAAGAACGCAGGCAAGCCGCAGAAGCGCGTCGCTTGGCAGCTCTGGAAGAAGAGCGGGAACGAGTCGCTCGACTGAAGGAAGAGGCCGCCTTGAATGCCAGAAAGGCCCGACTCGCCGCCGAGGAAGAACAACGACAGGAAGCCGCGGAGGCGCGTCGCCTGGCAGCTCTGGAAGAAGAGCGACGACGAGTCGCTGCGGAAAAGGAGCGTAAGGAACTAGAGGCGAAAATTGCGCAACCACAAATTGTTCCAAATGGTGAAAACAATCCGTCAGCGACCCCTGAAAGATCGCCATCAACTGGGACCGTTCCCGCTTTCACTTCCCCCACCACTCCTCCTGTGGTTGATTCACCCCCGAACGAGAGTTCCGGGTTTTTCGGATTTTTTGAGAATATGTTCAAGAAGTCTCCTGACTCACAGCCAGTGACCAGCGATCAACCGATCGAATCTCAACCTGAGGCTGTCCTTGAAGCACGGCTACATCCACAGGATTTACCGGATACCGTTCAGTCCGCCCTGTCAGGCAAGAAGGCCGACCCCATGATCTTGATTCCCGCAGGAGAATTTAGGATGGGAAGTACCGAGGACCAAATTTCTGGCTTTCTGAAAGATTTTGCAGGAGTCCAGTTCAATGCCTTTCAAGCAGAAATTCCTCAACGTCAGGTGAGCCTCAATGCCTATTATATTGATCAATATGAGGTCAGCTATCGCCGCTACCGTGAATTTCTTGAATCCACAGGTCGGGACGCCCCCGCATTCTGGGAGAATGAACGATTTCACCAACCAGACCATCCGGTCCTCGGAGTGACATGGTATGATGCGACGGCCTATTGCACCTGGTCGGGTAAACGCCTTCCCACCGAGGCAGAATGGGAACTGGCTGCCAGAGGACCTCAAGACTATGTCTACCCTTGGGGAAATACGTGGGATCCTCAACGAACCAACACAGCGGATTATTGGGCAGGGAAACCATTTGTATCCATTGCAAAATGGGCTGATTGGATGCAAACGGCTTTGGATCGAGGAAAAGCCGGCCCGTTAGAAGTTGGAACCTTCTCGAATGGAGTCAGCCCATTTGGTGTTCATGATATGGCTGGAAATGTATCAGAGTGGGTCTTCGACTGGTATTCACCCTATGACAGTCAACCAAGCCTCGCCCACAATCCCAGCGGACCGGACTCCGGGTCCATGAAAGTGCATCGTGGAGGATCCTGGAGTGTGAGTTCGATTTTTGCCCGGTCAACCTATCGGGCGCGAGAAAATCCTGAAAAGAAAAGTCCTTACATTGGCATGCGGTGCGCCAAGTCCTATCAGTAACTTCTTCAATCCATTCTCAGATCCTACTCAATAGTCCATTTTCGAATGGCCCTTTGCCTGGTTTCTCGATAAGGCCCTCCATTGCGGGAATTTATGAGCTACTGAATCTCCCAATCTGTGGAGGTCGATCCCGGGAAACCCACGGCGGAAATAGTCAGGCCGTTCATCAGCCACACAGCTACCATCCCATTCGTCCTATTTCGCCAAATAACATCCGCCTTGCCATCCCCGTTTACATCCCGCGCCTCTGCTAGTTGCCAAACGGCTGGGACCCCGCCAGGAAAACCGGAGGCGGCAATAGCGGTCCCATTCATCAACCAGATGGCCGTACTCCCATCAGTCGTGTTGCGCCAAACCAGATCCGCCTTGCCATCGCCGTTCACATCGCCCACGGCCATGATCTCAAACGCTGTCGACGCACTTCCGGGAAAGCCCACGCCTGTCACCGATAACCCGTTCATTAGCCAAATGGCCACACCCCCACTGGTGCTATTCCGCCAAATGACATCGGCCCGGTTATCCCCATTCACATCCCCAACCCCGGCAATGTGCCATGTCTCCGGCACCCCACCAGGGAAACCGGAGGCGGCAATAGCCGTCCCATTCATCAACCAGATGGCCGTACTCCCATCAGTCGTGTTACGCCAAACCAGGTCCGCCTTGCCATCCCCGTTCACATCGCCCACGCCCATGATCCGAAACGCCAGCGAGGCACTACCAGGAAATCCTGTGGAGAGAATGGTTAACCCATCCATCAGCCACACGGCCACACCTCCGCTCGAACCATTTCGCCAAATGACATCTGCCTTGCCGTCGCCATTCACATCGCCCACACCCGCGATCTGCCAGGCTGCCGGCACCCCGCCTGGAAAGCCTGAGGCGGCGATCGTCGTTCCATTCATCAACCAGATGGCCGTGTTGCCATCGGAAGTATTGCGCCAAACCAGATCCGCTTTGCCATTGGCATCAAGATCTCCCAGGGCCGGAGCAGTCCTGATTGGCACCAACGTCAAGGCCGTCGTGACAAAAAAGTCCTGGCCCGAAAGCGGAATTGCGGTTCTGGCTTTGGTGGTCTGTTCAATCGCTTCAAACAGAATGTTTTTGGAAAATCCAGAGGTCACCTTATGCTGCCCGGAAAGATGATACAGCAGATCCGACGTAGGCCCTATCCCAATAGTTTCACTTTCTCGAAAATTCGGTTGTCCCGCCACTGCTCCGGCCGAAACATCTAGAAATTCGGTTGCCGTACCCGTCGTTTTATTCACCGTATAAATCCGCGCGGGTAACACGGGCGACTCCCCGGGCACCGGTCGGTTATCCGTGATGGCATAGAGCGTCCCGGCCGCATCAAAGGCCAGATCCATAAAGTTTCCAAACAGTTTGGCCTTTTGCGTGGCCAGGCCCGTAGACGGATTAATCGTCACCAACCGGCGGAAACTATTCACTTCGGATGTCACCACGAGCAAGCCCCATAGTTGCCCAGTCCCAGGCTCCGTGGCCAGTCCCCGCCCACCCGTTAGAGATTCTCCCGTCGATAACGACAGAGGAATCTTGCCCAACTGGACGCCGGTGTCGGGATTAAGCCGATACAGATTCGGCGGGGTCCCTGCCTGTTTCGCAAGCGTCAGCTCTTCAACCGAATACAGGGTAGACCCGACAAAGGCCAAACCGTGCGTGCGGTGCGTCAGATCTCCAATTTTGGTCACCACCCCATTGGTGCGAAGGCGGTAGAGGCTATTTACGAGCGGCCCGGTCTTGGAATCATTTTGTACGCCAAGAAGAAATACCGGCGGTCCGGAAGAAATGACCAGGGCAACGGAACTGCCTGGGGTCACTTTTATTCCTGCCACGGGTATTTGACTGATGACGGTGCCGCTAGGCACTGTCTCGCTATTTGCCGCAGTCACGGTCCCCACAGTTAAGCCCCCGCCGATCAGGGTCGTTTGAGCACTGCTCTGTGTCAAGCCTACGACATCGGGCACGGCGGTCCCCAGCGACACGACTAGCGCTACGGCACTACCTGGCACCACATTCGTGCCCGCCCCTGGGTTTTGACTAATGACTTTACCCACCGCCACTGCGGCACTATTGGCCATCGTCACCGTCCCCATAGTTAAGCCCACGGTGGTAATGGCCTTCTGGGCCTCAGCTTGCGTACGACCAACGACATTGGGAACCTTTGCCCCAACGGACACAACCAGGGCCACAGCAGTGCCCGCCGCCACCTTAGTTCCGGCTCCAGGTTTCTGACTCATAACCTTGCCCGGGACAACTGTGACACTAATGGCCGTCGTGACTGCTCCCACGGTAAAACCGGCCGTAATAATCACCGATTGCGCGTCCGCCTGCGTCAACCCCACCACATTCGGTACTCTGCCGCCCAGAGACACCACCAGGTCCACCGGACTGCCAAATGCCCCTTTGGTTCCGGCCGTGGGAGTTTGACTGATGACTCTGCCCTCCGCCACAACGGTACTATTGACCGTCGTCACCCTCCCTATGATTAAGCCTGCTTTGGTCAGATCCTTTTGGGCGTCAGCTTGTTTCCGGCCAACGACGTCAGGAACCTCCACCCCAGAAACCACCAGATCAATCCGACTGCGTCGAACCACATTAATGCCTGCTGCCGGATCCTGACTGATAATGGTACCCGGCAGGATAGTCACACTCTTCGCCGAAGTGACAGTTCCTACCCTCAGATTGGCTTTGGTAATGGCCTCCTCAGCCTTAGCTTGTGTGCTCCCCACTACATTGGGGACTTCTACAGCCCTTGCGGTCATAGGCATGGCACAGGTGAGAAACAGCAGACATACCAGCACTCCCAGTTGCAAAACGAACGAATTGAGTCTTCGACAGGTGGCGCGGTGAGCCAGGTTCAAGTCGCCATGAGGCTGAATTTGCATTGTGTCCACGTTGTGTGTTCCATACGGCAACAATTGGCTGAATATTATGGCATCACAGGAGTTTAAATTCATACTCTCGTCTGCACTTACCTTTCCATGAATACCCCCGCAATACCTTCCTCTCCATTGGAAGAACTGGAGATGATGGCGGATTCCGTACGTATGAATGTGCCGGTTGGAGTTCTGTTCCAACCAATGTCTACTGAATCTCCCAGTCCGATGGGGCGGAGCCCGGGAACCCCACGTTCGAAATCGAAACTCCATTCATCAGCCAGATAGCCACGGTCCCACTCGAGCCATTGCGCCAGATGACATCCGCCTTACTATCCCCATTCACATCGCCCACCCCTGCAATTTGCCAACCTACCGGCACACCGCCAGGAAATCCAGGGGCCGCAATTTTCGTTCCGTTCATCAACCAGATCGCCGTACTGCCGTCATTTGTGTTACGCCAGACCAGATCGGCTTTCCCATCACCATTGACATCGCCCACGCCCGAAACCTTAAACGCCGGGGAGGCGCTTCCGGGAAAACCGACCCCCGCAATACCTAACCCGTTCATCAGCCACACGGCCACTGTACCGCTCGCCCCATTGCGCCAGATGACATCCGCCTTACTATCCCCATTCACATCGCCCACCCCTGCAATTTGCCAACCTACCGGCACACCGCCAGGAAATCCAGGGGCCGCAATTTTCGTTCCGTTCATCAACCAGATCGCCGTACTGCCGTCATTTGTGTTACGCCAGACCAGGTCGGCTTTGCCATCGCCATTCACATCGCCCACACCGGATATCTCAAACGCTGTCGACGCACTTCCTGGAAAACCCACAGACGTCACCGACACCCCGTTCATCAACCACACAGCCACCGTGCCACTCTTACCATTGCGCCAGATAACATCACCCTTGCCATCGCCGTTCACATCACCCACACCCGCGATCTGCCAGACCGCGGGGACTCCGCCTGGAAAGCCGGTCGCTGCGATCGTCGTTCCATTCATCAACCAGATGGCCGTGGTGCCATCTTTGCTGTTTTGCCAGATCAGATCAGTCGTGCCGGACGCATCCAGATCGGCCAAAGCCGGAGGACCGGTACTTGAATTCGAATTCGTGGATGGGACCAACGTCAAGGCCGTCGTCACAAAAAAGTCCGGGCCCGTGAGCGGAATTGCCGTTCTGGCCTTCGTGGTTCGATG encodes:
- a CDS encoding alcohol dehydrogenase catalytic domain-containing protein, whose protein sequence is MRGLVFHQRLQFQADLPIPPRPHGEARIRVIQAGICSTDLQLMKGYMSFEGVLGHEFVGIVDEAPDTALIGKRVVGEINAACRACETCTNRHPTHCPHRTTLGIQGRDGAFADFLTLPVENLFVVPDSISDDQAVFIEPLAAACEIPQLVSIKPTDRVVVIGDGKLGILCAQVLVLSGCAVTLLGRHSDHDAWLTHMGIRITSHLTDISRGADMIVEATGSPEGLSTAMQLIRPRGTLVLKSTYHGNVSVNMADFVIQEISLIGSRCGPFPPAIRLLETSHIRVDPLIHARYPLFDGVLAMEKADQSGIRKVMLQMN
- a CDS encoding formylglycine-generating enzyme family protein; this encodes MNDENQSTLPAEKSSTPQADHTKPDRPGRQTYPVGTSSPKGRAPSLNPHESSHAETVSMLKKQYQLAKRQKQWLKITGLMGVLVMLLGGLGTWLAEENKDFKMAILRVVSPVVSIHLDPEMVAIPAGTFQQGDSRGEDTLSEHPLRKVHIKKFALGRFEVTFEEYDRFAMATDRAFPGDEGWGREKRPVINVSWEDARDYAKWLSEGTGLRYRLPTESEWEYAAKNRAEDEIWAGTSEQEQLGTYAWFNTNSTGRTQPVGTRQANGLGLQDMSGNVWEWVQDCWHDDYHRAPTNGLAWLEANNGRCGTRVRRGGGWTNDPISLRSSFRNGYNADSRSIQIGFRLAQDID
- a CDS encoding transporter translates to MTYWLMQHSCRRIQPLACFFLLAMLVISPSVTHGKELKDVIPDLYGGNGFQTDPNFAGNRSNDFGNSVFNSFNELTNGIGAQTGQFAVNSTVAAYRFDVERGVPVEVTKSLGPLFAERADTLGKGRFDFQVVWSNANYKKFNGQKLSSLSEDVSPTAGPGTPPNAPGLDELLQVNLDVKVITNFVGFFGTYGLTDNWDVNLLVPLINNQIKAKSKATMLDANGVPCTQGGNCSGIYVINGTAPGTGDPSKDSSSGNKTGIGDVLLRTKYNFLKNHEILPDLGVRGGVSFPTGNEDNFMGVGEYKFEGLAVASKYYSSPIGMIGPHMNTGFVLVNNKSELNLFTYVAGFDLAPIPVFAFSLDLLGRHELDDKDKSGKDIVDLAPGLKWAPYPNTLLQAAVQLPLNKNEGLRPDAVWTLGLGGTF
- a CDS encoding SUMF1/EgtB/PvdO family nonheme iron enzyme → MSDSVLYSSIPRRGFLAHPRFFLLSFLVFALITLFLPVQAQADPRSNAVNGKTPAQYIAETQGNAWAVIIGIDKYLNLAGLAYAVDDAKSVARMLEGQGFKVTSLYNTQATRTAILRELRQNLLTRVQKNDRVLIFFAGHIGETPGKDKQQPVGYMMPVDTEPGLLPDTAISVEILRELSEALPAKQVLFLIDICYGGIAGRNQRSFPPMTGHYLEMITSEPARQLITAGGTGQQALAGPKWKHSVFTYYLLEGIGKGRGDLNGDGIIPTSELFTFLDEHVQSAALTHKHAQRPEMWGLSPDKGEFVFIPEKKSSGPQIANSPNRQGGSSNPVPGTIETIVGLLKSFGNPLDVFNNKVPSGKSEQAQKQKSLAEEAATLEAEREKFELQALQTLKEQRQREKDLQAQLAEAQRLAAEEERRRVAAEQARQEQAALLAQQQAELKAEQARVAEEEEQRRKKLAEQERTRLAQLAEAKRLAAEEERRRVAAEQARQEKETLLAQQEAALEAQQARVAAEEEQRQLALAQLAEAKRVAAEEERRRVDAEKARHEQAILLAQRQAELEAQQAKLAAEEERRKQLLAQQERELQTQLAIAQRMVAEEERRRAEAEQARLAEVEERRKQALAQQELTRQAQLAEARRMAEEQARIEAEEQRRKEALAQRELTRQMQLAEARRMAEEQRRQEALAKQEQIRQAQLAEAQRMAAEEQERKEALARQEQTRQAQLAEAQRMAAEEQERKVALARQEQTRQAQLAEAQRMAAEQARLKEEAALKAEQARLAAEEQERRQAAEARRLAALEEERERVARLKEEAALNARKARLAAEEEQRQEAAEARRLAALEEERRRVAAEKERKELEAKIAQPQIVPNGENNPSATPERSPSTGTVPAFTSPTTPPVVDSPPNESSGFFGFFENMFKKSPDSQPVTSDQPIESQPEAVLEARLHPQDLPDTVQSALSGKKADPMILIPAGEFRMGSTEDQISGFLKDFAGVQFNAFQAEIPQRQVSLNAYYIDQYEVSYRRYREFLESTGRDAPAFWENERFHQPDHPVLGVTWYDATAYCTWSGKRLPTEAEWELAARGPQDYVYPWGNTWDPQRTNTADYWAGKPFVSIAKWADWMQTALDRGKAGPLEVGTFSNGVSPFGVHDMAGNVSEWVFDWYSPYDSQPSLAHNPSGPDSGSMKVHRGGSWSVSSIFARSTYRARENPEKKSPYIGMRCAKSYQ
- a CDS encoding PASTA domain-containing protein codes for the protein MQIQPHGDLNLAHRATCRRLNSFVLQLGVLVCLLFLTCAMPMTARAVEVPNVVGSTQAKAEEAITKANLRVGTVTSAKSVTILPGTIISQDPAAGINVVRRSRIDLVVSGVEVPDVVGRKQADAQKDLTKAGLIIGRVTTVNSTVVAEGRVISQTPTAGTKGAFGSPVDLVVSLGGRVPNVVGLTQADAQSVIITAGFTVGAVTTAISVTVVPGKVMSQKPGAGTKVAAGTAVALVVSVGAKVPNVVGRTQAEAQKAITTVGLTMGTVTMANSAAVAVGKVISQNPGAGTNVVPGSAVALVVSLGTAVPDVVGLTQSSAQTTLIGGGLTVGTVTAANSETVPSGTVISQIPVAGIKVTPGSSVALVISSGPPVFLLGVQNDSKTGPLVNSLYRLRTNGVVTKIGDLTHRTHGLAFVGSTLYSVEELTLAKQAGTPPNLYRLNPDTGVQLGKIPLSLSTGESLTGGRGLATEPGTGQLWGLLVVTSEVNSFRRLVTINPSTGLATQKAKLFGNFMDLAFDAAGTLYAITDNRPVPGESPVLPARIYTVNKTTGTATEFLDVSAGAVAGQPNFRESETIGIGPTSDLLYHLSGQHKVTSGFSKNILFEAIEQTTKARTAIPLSGQDFFVTTALTLVPIRTAPALGDLDANGKADLVWRNTSDGNTAIWLMNGTTIAASGFPGGVPAAWQIAGVGDVNGDGKADVIWRNGSSGGVAVWLMDGLTILSTGFPGSASLAFRIMGVGDVNGDGKADLVWRNTTDGSTAIWLMNGTAIAASGFPGGVPETWHIAGVGDVNGDNRADVIWRNSTSGGVAIWLMNGLSVTGVGFPGSASTAFEIMAVGDVNGDGKADLVWRNTTDGSTAIWLMNGTAIAASGFPGGVPAVWQLAEARDVNGDGKADVIWRNRTNGMVAVWLMNGLTISAVGFPGSTSTDWEIQ